Within Fibrobacterota bacterium, the genomic segment GACGTGGTGGCCGGGAAGGCCGCACGGAAAACCCCCAACCCGTGAACGGGAACGCCAAGGACACCCGCCCTTCCCATTTGCGGAGTTCCGATCGGGATGCGCATAGCAACGGGAATGCACCTGCCCCGCGGAAAAACCGCGGCGGCGGACGCACCTTCGTGCGCGAATACTACAGCAACGAACGTTGATCCGAAGGGGGGCCTTAAGGCCCCCTGCTTCCCGCTAATCCTAGAACCCGATTTTCGAGAAATGCCCGGACGTCAATAGTCCGGTCGTGGAACCCATACCGAAATCCTTCGGTTTAGCCTACCTTTTCCAAGCACCGCCCTTTCGAATCAGGGGCCAAAGTTTAAGGGGAAAGCATGAGTTCCGATACCAAGATCCCGCGCGTAGTGAAGAACGGCCGTATCAAAACCGCTCCCGCCCGCTGGTGCCTGCACGATATGGGCGAAAAATGGTCTCCGGAACGGATTTGCCAAACCGCCGTGGCCCTCGGGTGCAAGGCGATCGAGGTGGTGCCCCTGGAAGAGTACCCCTTGCTGAAGAAATACGGATTGCATTGCGCGCTCGGTCAGGCGCATATGTTCGTGCGCGGCCTGAACAACCCGCTTCACTGGGACGAGTGCCACTCCAAGTTCACCAAGACCATCGATGCCAATGCCGAATTCGGATTCCGGAACATCGTCACCTTCACGGGCTTTTCGGACACGACCATTCCCGAACCCGGATCGCGCCCCGGCAGCAAGGTCGGGTACGAGGAAGGCTTGCGCAATTGCATCGAAGGCTACAAGAAGATCGTCGGCTACGCGGAGAAAAAAGGCTCGGTGCTATGCCTGGAAGCCCTCAACACCCGCGACGGCGCGGACATGAAAGGGCATCCCGG encodes:
- a CDS encoding TIM barrel protein: MSSDTKIPRVVKNGRIKTAPARWCLHDMGEKWSPERICQTAVALGCKAIEVVPLEEYPLLKKYGLHCALGQAHMFVRGLNNPLHWDECHSKFTKTIDANAEFGFRNIVTFTGFSDTTIPEPGSRPGSKVGYEEGLRNCIEGYKKIVGYAEKKGSVLCLEALNTRDGADMKGHPGYQGDHFDFCLEVVNKVGSPALKLCLDYYHVQIMDGDLIRRTRALKAEQIGHVQVAGVPGRGELDKDQEVNWPAVMKALLAIGYDGYVGLEFIPARDALQGLIEAITLLDV